Proteins encoded within one genomic window of Gimesia sp.:
- a CDS encoding succinylglutamate desuccinylase/aspartoacylase family protein, with protein sequence MSSLPPIESTVTTGQQPGPHLLILGGVHGDEYEPMAAIRKLITLLKPAEFSGKVTLVPVLNQPAYERCQRCGPDELDLARTFPGTPDGSITEQIAHQATQLIQSADYLIDLHTGGVISDLAPFSGYCLHSDPAILETQRTMARAFGLPVVWGTTATLEGRSLSAARDANVPAIYAEWGGGSQCNTTAVSGYATGCLQVMSALGMRNEPVPDQPIQYEIEDNRDQSGHLQLHNSAPVSGFFEPAIQLMDTVQAGDTLGTICSPLGDEVTSIKASQTGVVLGIRTLPYVKQNEWLVVILETDHSAS encoded by the coding sequence GATCCTCGGCGGCGTACACGGCGATGAATACGAACCCATGGCCGCCATTCGCAAACTGATCACGCTGCTCAAACCCGCAGAATTCAGCGGCAAAGTCACGCTCGTGCCGGTACTGAATCAACCCGCTTACGAACGCTGTCAGCGCTGTGGTCCGGATGAACTGGACCTGGCCCGCACCTTTCCCGGCACACCCGACGGTTCCATCACCGAACAGATAGCCCATCAGGCCACGCAGCTGATTCAGTCAGCCGATTATCTGATCGACCTGCACACGGGAGGCGTGATTTCTGACCTGGCCCCCTTCTCCGGCTACTGTCTGCACTCCGATCCAGCCATTCTGGAAACGCAACGTACGATGGCCCGCGCTTTCGGACTCCCCGTTGTCTGGGGCACAACCGCCACGCTGGAAGGACGCTCCCTGTCTGCCGCCCGCGACGCGAATGTGCCTGCGATCTACGCCGAATGGGGCGGTGGCAGCCAGTGCAACACCACCGCCGTCTCCGGTTATGCCACAGGCTGTCTACAAGTGATGTCTGCCCTCGGCATGCGGAACGAACCCGTTCCCGATCAGCCAATCCAGTACGAGATCGAAGACAACCGCGATCAGAGTGGCCACCTGCAACTGCATAACAGTGCCCCCGTGTCAGGCTTTTTTGAACCAGCGATCCAGTTAATGGATACCGTTCAGGCAGGAGACACACTGGGAACTATCTGCTCGCCGCTGGGAGATGAAGTCACCAGCATCAAAGCCAGTCAGACAGGCGTGGTTCTGGGAATCCGCACGCTCCCCTATGTGAAGCAGAACGAATGGCTGGTGGTAATCCTCGAAACCGATCACAGCGCCAGTTGA